The following are from one region of the Biomphalaria glabrata chromosome 12, xgBioGlab47.1, whole genome shotgun sequence genome:
- the LOC106054192 gene encoding ankyrin repeat domain-containing protein 13D-like — MAANSLKDEFPLHWLVWHNNFRELDAALENKELDIEMLDPRGRTPLHLAVSLGNLESARVLLRHGANANAENKGYWSVLHEAVCTGDPEIVQLVLQHRDFQRYSKRTVGVPDLLKKLQETPDFYVEMKWEFTSWVPLISRMCPSDTYKVWKKGSSVRIDTTLLGFDNMTWQRGSRSYIFKVTGENVAAIMEIDHDLNEVYQETIRVLPMAADPSVMRPSEEAVAARLTSPANTTYVDTNRISFERSKSGLWGWRTDKTESVNNYECKVFTANNVELVTKTRTEHLAGKDKQKAKKSSSKTPLESFLGTAEETISSTSSSSSLEGISTVTSYNPGNILPEEYFSRLVDLGDKDIGRPKEQSTKIQKFKASLWLCEGYPLSLQEQVIPIIDLMAQSNAHFAKLRDFITLQLPSGFPIKIEIPLFHVLNAQITFGNIQGVEHDARYVTTVRNQEQITCVIDEDCFNPPGNYGRIGGEGHHERLRDEDDELLQFAIQQSLIESGTENDQVTFYEALNKGKELPGLEDEDKMLQRAIAASLQQGESTGNSQQPPSLQRPPIPLPYETREEEDFQMVLELSRREQEEEDRRRKQEEEEIQKILELSLMDK; from the exons atGGCGGCTAATTCTTTAAAGGACGAATTCCCCCTACATTGGTTGGTGTGGCATAACAATTTTCGAGAGCTAGACGCAGCACTTGAAAATAAAGAG CTGGACATTGAAATGTTAGATCCTAGAGGACGTACACCTTTGCATTTAGCAGTTTCATTGGGTAACTTAGAGAGTGCTAGAGTTCTTCTTCGACATGGAGCCAATGCAAATGCTGAAAACAAAGGTTACTGGTCAG TGTTACATGAAGCTGTGTGCACTGGAGATCCTGAGATTGTTCAGCTAGTTCTGCAGCACAGAGATTTCCAGAGGTATTCCAAAAGAACAGTTGGAGTGCCAGACTTGTTGAAGAAGCTGCAAGAG ACACCAGATTTTTATGTGGAGATGAAATGGGAGTTTACTAGTTGGG TTCCACTAATTTCTCGGATGTGTCCAAGTGACACATACAAGGTTTGGAAGAAAGGTTCAAGTGTACGCATAGACACAACATTACTAGGTTTCGACAATATGACGTGGCAGCGTGGGAGTCGAAGCTACATATTTAAAGTGACCG GGGAGAATGTGGCTGCCATTATGGAGATAGATCATGACCTTAATGAAGTGTATCAGGAGACTATTAGAGTTTTGCCTATGGCTGCTGACCCTTCAGTCATGAGACCGTCAGAGGAAGCAGTAGCAGCCAGGCTGACCTCTCCAGCCAACACCACTTATGTGGATACAAACAGAATATCCTTTGAGAG AAGTAAATCTGGACTTTGGGGCTGGAGAACAGACAAAACTGAAAGTGTGAACAATTATGAATGTAAA GTGTTTACAGCAAACAATGTAGAGCTAGTCACTAAAACTCGGACAGAACATCTGGCAGgtaaagacaaacagaaagcCAAAAAGTCCAGCAGTAAAACACCACTGGAGTCTTTCCTTGGCACAGCAGAAGAAACTATCAGTTCCACATCCAGCAGTAGTAGCTTAGAAGGG aTTTCCACTGTCACTTCTTACAATCCTGGGAATATCCTTCCAGAAGAATACTTCAGCCGATTAGTTGACCTTGGTGACAAGGACATAGGCCGTCCAAAAGAGCAGTCCACCAAAATTCAAAAGTTCAAGGCCAGTCTGTGGCTGTGTGAGGGCTATCCCCTGTCTTTGCAGGAGCAGGTTATCCCCATTATAGACCTGATGGCTCAGAGCAATGCCCACTTTGCCAAATTGAGAGACTTTATCACCCTGCAGCTACCCTCTGGATTCCCAATCAAAATAG AAATTCCACTTTTCCATGTACTGAATGCACAAATTACTTTCGGCAATATCCAAGGAGTAGAGCATGATGCACGCTACGTGACTACAGTCAGAAACCAAGAGCAGATTACTTGTGTTATTGATGAGGATTGTTTCAATCCTCCTGGTAACTATGGCAGGATAG GGGGTGAAGGTCATCACGAAAGACTTAGAGATGAAGATGATGAACTTTTACAGTTTGCAATCCAGCAAAGCCTCATTGAGTCTGGCACAGAGAATGATCAG GTGACATTCTATGAAGCGCTcaacaaagggaaagaactcccaGGTCTAGAGGATGAAGATAAGATGTTGCAGAG AGCCATTGCTGCCAGTTTACAGCAAGGGGAATCTACTGGGAACAGCCAACAACCTCCCTCTTTACAGCGACCACCAATACCTCTTCCCTATGAAACCAGAGAAGAAGAAGATTTTCAGATGGTGCTAGAACTCTCCAGGAGGGAacaagaagaggaagacaggaGGAGGAAGCAAGAAGAGGAAGAGATACAGAAAATACTGGAGCTGTCACTGATGGATAAATAG